A region from the Aerosakkonema funiforme FACHB-1375 genome encodes:
- the devC gene encoding ABC transporter permease DevC: protein MKVPLAWLQLTREKMRLVVALAGIGFADLLMFMQLGFKTSLFESAIAIHKRFQGDLVLISPRSEFIAQMVSFPRTRLYQAKGFEGVESISYLYIAPGKWKNPANPSYNRSIFIFGFDPERPVFDMPEVNQQLDRIKLPDVYLFDRKSRAEFGPVAEQFEKGNPVVTELSDRKIKIGGLFDLGVSFAADGNVITSDLNFIRVTKRSMDTIDVGFIKLKPGADPQAVLENMQKKLPDDVKVLTMEGFIQMEKKYWETGTAIGFIFGLGVAMGFIVGIVIVYQILYTDVADHLPEYATLKAMGYTDLYLLGVVFQEAILLSILGYIPGFVISLGLYNLAKSGTGLPMGMTFDLASTVFVLTVVMCFVSGAIAVRKLQGADPADIF from the coding sequence ATGAAAGTACCTCTAGCATGGCTCCAACTGACTCGCGAAAAAATGCGCCTCGTAGTTGCACTGGCAGGGATCGGTTTTGCCGACTTGCTTATGTTTATGCAACTGGGTTTTAAAACTTCTTTGTTTGAAAGTGCGATCGCTATTCACAAGCGCTTTCAAGGAGACTTGGTTTTAATCAGTCCTCGCTCGGAATTTATCGCCCAAATGGTGAGCTTTCCTCGCACTCGTTTGTATCAAGCGAAAGGATTTGAAGGTGTAGAATCGATTAGCTATTTGTATATTGCACCGGGAAAATGGAAAAATCCAGCTAATCCCAGTTACAATCGCTCGATATTTATTTTCGGTTTCGATCCGGAAAGACCAGTTTTTGATATGCCAGAAGTTAATCAGCAACTGGATAGGATAAAATTGCCGGATGTTTATCTATTTGACCGCAAATCTAGGGCTGAATTTGGGCCTGTGGCCGAGCAATTTGAAAAAGGAAATCCTGTTGTAACTGAATTAAGCGATCGCAAAATCAAAATAGGAGGATTGTTTGACCTTGGCGTGTCGTTTGCAGCCGATGGGAATGTCATCACCAGCGATTTGAATTTTATTCGCGTTACCAAACGCTCTATGGACACAATTGATGTGGGTTTTATCAAACTAAAACCGGGTGCAGACCCGCAAGCTGTCCTGGAAAATATGCAGAAAAAGTTGCCCGACGACGTGAAAGTGCTGACGATGGAAGGGTTTATTCAAATGGAGAAAAAATACTGGGAAACCGGCACAGCGATCGGCTTTATTTTTGGTTTGGGTGTAGCGATGGGATTTATTGTTGGCATCGTGATTGTTTATCAAATACTTTATACCGATGTGGCAGATCATTTGCCTGAATATGCTACACTAAAGGCTATGGGATATACCGACTTGTATCTTTTAGGTGTGGTATTCCAAGAAGCAATTTTACTTTCAATATTAGGCTACATTCCCGGATTTGTGATTTCTTTGGGATTGTACAATCTCGCTAAAAGTGGCACTGGTTTACCGATGGGAATGACCTTCGATCTGGCATCAACAGTGTTTGTATTAACGGTCGTGATGTGCTTTGTATCGGGTGCAATAGCAGTGCGTAAACTACAAGGCGCAGATCCGGCGGATATCTTTTAA
- a CDS encoding ABC transporter substrate-binding protein, which yields MLLTKIFSPITRCRWFVVLMAAIVAISLTSCNPAKFKKDGDRVSQLVVRLSTEPKTFNYALSQESPNVFNFIYEGMIAENGKTGEIEPGLAESWEISPDSKQIIFTLRAGLKWSDGQPLTADDVIFTFNDIYLNEKIPTDTRDGLRIGQSRALPTVKKLDDRRIEFTVPEPFAPLLRAAGGAAILPKHALEEFIKTKDKDGKPRFLSTWGTDTDPQKIVSNGPYKLESYQATQRVTFRRNPYYWRRDEQGNSQPYIERIVWQIVEQSDTALIQFRSGQLDIIEIRPSSFQLLKREEKRGNFSIQNAGPDTGTIFISFNLNKGKRNGKPLVNPIKSRWFNTVAFRQAVAYGIDRQTMINNIYRGLGEPQNSPISVQSPYYLTPQEGLPTYDYNPEKAKQLLLGAGFKYNNKNQLLDADGNRVRFSLLSPATGGRDSIGSQIKGDLEKIGIQVDLTPLDFGALVDKLSNTLDWECHLLAFTGSTEPHSGFNIWSPDGGLHSFNQKPQSGQTPIEGREISDWEKKIGDLYIQAARELDEAKRKAIYGETQKLAQEYLPFIHLVNPLALAAVRNNIQGVKYSALGDYRWNVYEFKTIEN from the coding sequence ATGCTCTTAACTAAGATTTTTTCCCCTATTACTCGCTGTCGTTGGTTTGTAGTTTTGATGGCGGCGATTGTAGCCATATCGCTTACCAGTTGCAATCCAGCCAAATTTAAAAAAGATGGCGATCGCGTCTCTCAGCTAGTCGTCCGCCTCTCCACCGAACCAAAAACATTTAACTACGCCCTCAGCCAAGAATCACCTAATGTTTTTAATTTCATTTATGAGGGTATGATTGCTGAAAATGGCAAAACTGGAGAAATTGAGCCAGGTCTAGCTGAATCTTGGGAAATTTCGCCGGATTCTAAGCAGATAATCTTTACATTGCGAGCAGGATTGAAATGGTCTGATGGGCAACCGTTAACGGCTGATGATGTTATTTTTACCTTCAATGACATCTATTTAAACGAGAAAATTCCCACAGACACCAGAGATGGTCTGCGAATTGGCCAAAGTCGCGCCTTGCCCACTGTAAAGAAATTAGACGATCGCCGTATAGAATTCACTGTACCGGAACCATTTGCCCCCTTACTTAGAGCCGCTGGAGGAGCGGCAATTTTACCAAAACACGCCCTAGAAGAATTCATAAAAACTAAAGACAAAGATGGTAAACCTCGCTTTCTATCAACTTGGGGAACCGATACAGATCCTCAAAAAATTGTTAGCAACGGCCCCTACAAACTAGAAAGCTACCAAGCTACTCAGCGCGTCACTTTTCGTCGCAATCCCTATTACTGGAGACGTGACGAACAGGGAAATTCCCAACCATATATCGAGCGGATTGTCTGGCAAATTGTCGAGCAAAGCGATACAGCTTTAATACAATTCCGCTCCGGACAATTGGATATTATCGAAATTAGGCCCTCAAGTTTTCAGTTATTAAAGCGGGAGGAAAAGCGAGGAAACTTTAGCATCCAAAATGCTGGGCCGGACACTGGCACAATTTTTATTTCTTTCAATCTCAACAAAGGAAAAAGAAACGGCAAACCTCTGGTAAACCCGATCAAATCTCGCTGGTTCAATACAGTTGCGTTTAGACAGGCAGTTGCCTATGGGATCGATCGCCAAACCATGATCAACAACATATATCGGGGTTTGGGCGAACCGCAAAACTCACCCATTTCCGTGCAAAGTCCCTACTACCTTACTCCTCAAGAAGGGCTCCCAACCTACGACTACAATCCCGAAAAAGCCAAGCAATTACTATTAGGAGCGGGATTCAAATATAACAACAAAAACCAGCTGTTAGATGCTGATGGTAACCGGGTGCGCTTCTCGCTGCTATCGCCTGCTACTGGCGGTAGGGATAGCATAGGTTCCCAAATTAAGGGAGATTTAGAAAAAATCGGCATTCAAGTCGATTTGACTCCCCTTGATTTCGGCGCACTTGTAGACAAACTTTCCAACACCCTCGATTGGGAATGCCATTTACTTGCTTTTACCGGAAGTACCGAACCGCACAGCGGTTTTAATATCTGGTCTCCTGACGGGGGATTGCACAGTTTTAACCAAAAACCTCAATCGGGACAAACACCTATAGAAGGACGGGAAATTAGCGATTGGGAGAAAAAAATCGGCGATCTTTACATTCAGGCAGCACGAGAATTAGATGAAGCCAAACGCAAAGCTATTTATGGGGAAACTCAAAAGTTAGCGCAAGAATATCTGCCGTTTATTCATTTAGTTAACCCGCTGGCTTTGGCGGCAGTTCGCAATAATATTCAAGGTGTAAAATATTCGGCTCTGGGAGATTACCGTTGGAATGTATACGAATTCAAAACAATTGAAAATTAA
- the tatA gene encoding twin-arginine translocase TatA/TatE family subunit, whose protein sequence is MFGLGLPELGVITIVAIIIFGPKKIPEMGTALAKTLRGFKQEISKPEDEVESSEKDPPAEGKNK, encoded by the coding sequence ATGTTTGGTTTAGGATTGCCAGAACTCGGCGTTATTACCATAGTTGCAATTATAATTTTCGGCCCCAAGAAAATTCCGGAAATGGGCACCGCTTTAGCTAAAACTTTGCGCGGTTTTAAACAAGAGATAAGTAAGCCCGAAGACGAAGTGGAATCATCAGAAAAAGATCCCCCAGCAGAAGGTAAAAATAAATAA
- a CDS encoding phycocyanobilin:ferredoxin oxidoreductase, whose product MPETLRPSLREQQHPLIRQLADCIESTWKQYLDLEPYHLPAELGYVEGRLEGEKLTIENRCYQTPQFRKMHLELAKVGANLDILHCVMFPRPEYPLPMFGTDLVGGRGQISAAIADLSATSPDRSLSPEYKNALAALPDVNFSQPRELPEWGDIFSEFCLFIRPGNVEEEALFLQRVQAFLEIHCQQARRQSPVSSDEERDRILAGQRYYCTKQQKNDKTRRVLEKAFGCEWAENYMTAVLFDYL is encoded by the coding sequence ATGCCAGAAACCCTCAGACCTTCTCTTCGCGAACAACAACACCCCCTGATTCGCCAGCTCGCCGACTGCATCGAGTCCACCTGGAAGCAATATCTGGACTTGGAACCGTACCACCTACCAGCTGAGTTGGGATATGTGGAAGGGCGACTGGAGGGAGAAAAGCTCACTATTGAAAATCGCTGCTATCAAACGCCGCAATTCCGCAAAATGCACTTGGAATTGGCCAAAGTAGGTGCAAATTTGGATATATTGCATTGCGTGATGTTTCCCCGTCCGGAATACCCGTTGCCTATGTTTGGCACGGACTTGGTGGGAGGTAGGGGACAAATTAGTGCGGCGATCGCAGATTTGTCTGCCACGAGTCCCGATCGCAGTTTATCACCAGAATACAAAAATGCCCTCGCCGCCTTACCCGATGTAAACTTTTCTCAGCCCCGCGAGCTGCCAGAGTGGGGCGATATTTTTTCCGAATTCTGCTTGTTTATCAGACCCGGTAATGTGGAGGAAGAAGCTTTGTTTCTACAACGGGTGCAGGCATTTTTAGAGATTCACTGTCAGCAGGCGCGACGCCAATCCCCCGTATCTTCCGATGAAGAACGCGATCGCATCCTCGCCGGACAACGCTATTATTGCACCAAGCAGCAAAAAAATGATAAAACTCGACGGGTGCTGGAAAAAGCCTTTGGCTGCGAATGGGCCGAAAATTACATGACCGCAGTTTTATTCGATTATCTTTAA
- a CDS encoding efflux RND transporter periplasmic adaptor subunit — protein sequence MGEETQLKDWLFVKLTGRWILILAVAASLGTTALGLYKFNEFKNAQNKQPEPVATAPAKIEVTALGRLEPQGELIKLSAPSSLEGTRVARLLVKQGDKIENGQIIAFLDSYEQRLASLEEAKRQVQIAQANLAKVKAGAKAGEIGAQKAEITRLQAQLDGEKKTQLATIARLQAQLDGERKTQLATIARLQAQLDGEKNAQKAAIARLQAQLDGERKTQLATIARLQAQLDGERKTQLATIARLQAQLDGERKTQLATIARLQAQQNNAVAEFERYQILYKQGAIDTSRFDSKRLELETSQQQVNEAQASLKRTLETLIQQINEAQATRNQSEGTLREQINEAKANLTKTDRTLIEQINEAKANLTKTDRTLIEQINEAKATLIKTEQTLVEQINEAQSTRSQTINTLLEQIEQAKATLNQIAEVRPTDVQAAQAEIDKEMATVRKAQTDLDLASVRSPLVGQVLKINARPGERIGDNGIIELGQTDQMYVVAEVYETEIDRVRLGQPASVSSSAFTGKLKGTVDQLGLKIGKKNILNDDPAADQDARVVEVKIRLDESDSKRVAGLTNLQVEVAIDVSPTSSNNTDIPEISPAGERGSGGAEKQSIMNNQL from the coding sequence ATGGGGGAAGAAACGCAGTTAAAGGATTGGCTATTCGTAAAACTGACAGGCCGCTGGATATTAATTCTAGCCGTTGCTGCCTCTCTGGGCACTACCGCCTTGGGTTTATACAAGTTTAACGAATTCAAGAACGCACAAAACAAACAGCCAGAACCCGTCGCCACCGCGCCAGCAAAAATCGAGGTGACAGCCTTGGGGCGTTTAGAACCGCAAGGCGAACTGATAAAACTCTCTGCGCCTAGTTCTTTGGAAGGAACGCGGGTGGCACGCTTGCTGGTGAAACAGGGAGATAAAATTGAAAACGGGCAAATAATTGCCTTTTTGGATAGCTACGAACAGCGTTTGGCATCTTTGGAAGAAGCCAAAAGACAAGTGCAAATTGCCCAAGCTAATCTGGCTAAAGTAAAAGCTGGGGCAAAAGCGGGGGAAATTGGGGCGCAGAAAGCTGAAATCACTCGCTTGCAAGCACAACTGGATGGAGAGAAGAAAACTCAACTCGCCACCATCGCCAGACTGCAAGCACAACTGGATGGAGAGAGAAAAACTCAACTCGCCACCATCGCCAGACTGCAAGCGCAACTCGATGGGGAAAAGAACGCTCAAAAGGCAGCTATTGCTAGGCTGCAAGCGCAACTCGATGGGGAGAGGAAAACTCAACTTGCCACCATCGCCAGACTGCAAGCGCAACTCGACGGGGAAAGGAAAACTCAACTTGCTACTATTGCGAGATTGCAAGCGCAACTGGATGGGGAGAGAAAAACTCAACTTGCTACTATTGCGAGATTGCAAGCTCAGCAGAACAATGCGGTAGCGGAATTTGAACGCTATCAAATCCTATACAAACAAGGTGCTATCGACACTTCCAGATTTGACAGTAAACGTTTGGAATTGGAAACTTCCCAACAGCAGGTAAATGAAGCGCAAGCTAGTCTGAAAAGGACTCTGGAAACTCTGATTCAGCAAATTAATGAGGCGCAAGCTACCCGCAACCAAAGTGAGGGAACTTTGCGAGAGCAGATTAATGAAGCTAAAGCTAATTTGACGAAGACCGATCGAACTTTGATTGAGCAGATTAATGAAGCTAAAGCTAATTTGACGAAGACCGATCGAACTTTGATTGAGCAGATTAATGAAGCTAAAGCTACGCTGATCAAGACAGAACAAACTTTAGTTGAGCAGATTAATGAAGCCCAATCGACGCGCAGCCAAACTATAAATACTTTGCTCGAACAAATCGAGCAGGCTAAAGCAACTTTAAACCAAATTGCCGAGGTGCGCCCGACGGATGTGCAAGCGGCGCAAGCGGAGATCGATAAAGAGATGGCTACAGTCAGAAAGGCACAGACAGATTTGGATTTGGCTTCTGTGCGATCGCCCCTCGTCGGTCAGGTTTTGAAAATTAATGCCCGTCCCGGCGAACGCATCGGCGATAATGGCATTATCGAACTCGGACAAACTGACCAAATGTATGTAGTGGCAGAAGTTTATGAAACCGAAATCGATCGGGTGCGTTTGGGTCAACCGGCTAGTGTTTCTAGCAGCGCTTTCACTGGTAAATTAAAAGGAACTGTTGACCAACTCGGTTTAAAAATAGGCAAGAAAAATATTCTTAATGATGACCCCGCAGCCGATCAAGATGCTAGAGTCGTGGAAGTAAAAATTCGTCTCGACGAATCCGATAGCAAGCGAGTCGCCGGCTTGACTAACTTGCAGGTGGAAGTGGCAATTGATGTTTCGCCGACCTCATCTAATAATACGGATATTCCAGAGATATCTCCAGCGGGGGAACGGGGGAGTGGGGGAGCAGAGAAACAATCAATTATGAACAATCAACTATGA
- a CDS encoding ABC transporter substrate-binding protein, whose product MISAISSNFRRCLSALLVLILALTCQFALTGCRVAQFKTKSAQVSQLVLTALTDPKTFNPALNQEFPNIFLFAFDRLTTENGVTGEVEPALAEFWEISQDKKRVVFTLREGLQWSDGQPLTADDVVFTFEDVIFNKQIPTDFKDSFKIGASGAFPKVRKISNRQVEFILPEPFAPLLRAVAGPEGVSILPKHILQASVQTKGSDGNPRFISTWGTDTDPTKIVVNGPYQLESLSPGQRLVFRRNPYYWRKDEQGNQMPYIERIIWQFIENTDTQLLAFRSGDLDVMGDVRPLRPEYYSLLKKQEKQGKFKVYNGGPWSGTTYITFNLSKARDKNNRPFVDPIKSRWFNNLAFRQAVAYAIDRQKMRDNIFRGIGELQNSPISVQSPYYLKDGLKVYNHNPEKAKQLLISAGFKYNDRGELLDADGHRVRFTFLTNSGNKIREAIGAQIKDDLSKIGIQIDFTPINFNTLIDKINTSRDWEAHMIGFTGGIDPHGLTNLWTSRGGSHTFNLAPQPGQPPIKGWQPLDWELEIDRLFAAGAREFDETKRQAIYAEFQRIVQEQLPVIHLVNETALMAVRDRVQGVKYTGLPSWGLWNIQELKIVNK is encoded by the coding sequence ATGATTTCTGCTATCTCCTCTAATTTCCGTCGTTGCCTCTCAGCTTTACTGGTGCTAATTCTAGCCTTAACTTGTCAGTTTGCCCTGACTGGCTGTCGGGTCGCGCAGTTCAAAACAAAATCTGCACAAGTCTCGCAACTGGTACTGACTGCCCTTACCGACCCCAAAACTTTTAATCCCGCACTCAATCAAGAATTTCCCAACATTTTTCTGTTTGCTTTTGATAGGTTGACTACAGAAAATGGCGTCACGGGTGAAGTAGAACCAGCTTTAGCTGAATTCTGGGAAATTTCTCAGGACAAAAAGCGAGTAGTGTTTACCCTGCGGGAGGGATTGCAATGGTCGGATGGGCAACCGCTGACAGCAGATGATGTCGTTTTCACCTTTGAAGATGTCATTTTTAACAAACAAATTCCTACTGATTTTAAAGATAGCTTTAAAATCGGTGCCAGCGGGGCTTTTCCAAAAGTTCGTAAAATCAGTAATCGCCAAGTAGAATTCATTTTGCCAGAGCCTTTTGCCCCTCTTTTGCGAGCAGTTGCAGGGCCAGAAGGTGTGTCGATTTTGCCCAAACATATTTTACAAGCATCTGTACAAACTAAAGGTTCAGACGGAAATCCTCGGTTTATATCTACTTGGGGAACGGATACCGACCCAACTAAAATTGTGGTAAATGGGCCATATCAACTGGAAAGTTTATCTCCCGGTCAACGGTTGGTATTTCGCCGCAATCCCTACTATTGGCGCAAAGACGAACAAGGCAACCAAATGCCTTACATTGAAAGGATTATTTGGCAGTTTATTGAAAATACAGACACCCAGTTGCTGGCGTTTCGTTCTGGCGATTTAGATGTCATGGGTGATGTGCGTCCGTTACGTCCGGAATATTATTCTTTGTTGAAGAAGCAAGAAAAGCAAGGTAAATTTAAAGTTTATAACGGTGGCCCTTGGTCTGGCACGACTTACATTACTTTTAATCTGAGTAAGGCGAGGGATAAAAATAATCGTCCGTTTGTCGATCCAATTAAGTCTCGCTGGTTTAATAATTTGGCATTTCGGCAGGCAGTTGCTTATGCGATCGATCGCCAAAAAATGCGCGACAATATCTTTCGGGGAATTGGCGAATTGCAAAATTCACCGATTTCCGTACAAAGTCCCTACTACCTCAAAGATGGATTAAAAGTTTACAATCACAATCCAGAAAAAGCAAAACAACTATTGATATCTGCGGGTTTTAAGTATAACGATCGCGGAGAACTTCTCGATGCTGATGGCCATCGCGTGCGCTTTACATTCCTGACTAATTCCGGCAACAAAATTCGCGAAGCAATTGGCGCTCAAATCAAAGATGACCTTAGCAAAATCGGCATTCAAATTGACTTTACCCCTATTAATTTTAACACGCTAATCGATAAAATTAATACTTCGCGAGATTGGGAAGCGCACATGATCGGATTTACAGGTGGAATCGATCCGCACGGTTTAACAAATCTGTGGACTAGCAGAGGAGGTTCCCACACATTCAACTTAGCACCTCAACCCGGTCAACCTCCTATTAAAGGCTGGCAACCGCTGGACTGGGAGTTAGAGATCGATCGCCTTTTCGCAGCAGGAGCGAGAGAATTTGACGAAACCAAACGCCAAGCGATTTATGCAGAATTTCAGCGCATTGTACAAGAACAGTTACCTGTGATTCATTTAGTTAATGAAACTGCTTTGATGGCAGTGCGAGATCGCGTCCAAGGAGTCAAATACACTGGCTTACCCAGTTGGGGATTGTGGAATATTCAAGAACTTAAAATTGTCAACAAATAA
- a CDS encoding APC family permease, whose translation MKRTIDWKQTFWITAGLLPSILISIGPVVAVVGTPSILIWTLSTLIGFAQLFLYAELAAIFPNKTGGAAVYAAVAWLRYGKIFAPINVWCYWITWSSALAVTAALAGNYIVNGFFAGTPLANFSITLLDLSAILPGIKFKLDAIILCSAAIMLVAFYLQHRGLLQTARIQFALALLSIIPLFLLTIVPLLTGKIDLTHFTPFIPKDTTSWSSAAAFTLLMGGMFMAGYITYGAEIAVCYVSEFKDPARDGIRAIILIGVTAAVSFVIFPFTFLGALGMENVTDPAFAAGDPQAAVVKLAAIAFGTGSGKLLTLMLILAMVLGIVTAMSSSSRTLYQAAVDGLFPKFLGTLNHHGVPVAAMWADLIFNLVLLTLGNPIFVVAACSVAYFICICMDLNAVWMLRQQRPSQPRSFRAPDWLVYGGIPVLTVLNLSFMFFGANVFDPNALWYGLGAILFIFPIFFYRHYLVDKGVWPESAQKHFDISE comes from the coding sequence ATGAAGAGAACTATAGATTGGAAGCAAACTTTCTGGATTACCGCCGGTTTATTACCTTCGATTCTGATTAGCATAGGCCCAGTAGTTGCTGTTGTTGGCACACCTTCCATACTGATCTGGACGCTATCAACTTTAATCGGTTTCGCGCAGCTATTTTTATACGCAGAACTGGCTGCTATCTTTCCCAACAAAACAGGAGGTGCTGCTGTCTACGCTGCTGTCGCATGGCTTCGCTACGGCAAAATTTTTGCGCCGATCAATGTTTGGTGCTACTGGATAACTTGGTCTTCAGCACTCGCAGTTACAGCAGCTTTGGCGGGAAATTATATTGTTAATGGTTTTTTTGCAGGTACGCCATTAGCAAATTTCTCGATTACCCTGCTTGACCTTTCTGCAATCTTGCCAGGAATTAAGTTCAAACTTGATGCCATAATTCTGTGCAGTGCAGCAATTATGCTAGTCGCTTTTTATTTGCAGCATCGCGGACTTCTCCAAACGGCAAGGATACAGTTTGCGTTGGCGCTTCTATCTATAATTCCATTATTTTTGTTGACGATCGTACCTTTGTTGACTGGAAAGATCGATCTAACTCACTTCACACCTTTCATCCCCAAAGATACAACCAGTTGGTCTAGTGCAGCTGCGTTCACCTTGTTGATGGGGGGGATGTTTATGGCAGGCTACATTACCTACGGCGCTGAAATTGCAGTTTGTTATGTCAGCGAATTTAAAGACCCTGCTAGGGATGGCATCCGAGCTATTATCTTAATCGGGGTGACAGCGGCTGTAAGCTTTGTGATTTTCCCTTTCACTTTCTTGGGCGCGTTGGGGATGGAAAATGTTACAGATCCAGCTTTTGCAGCGGGAGATCCCCAAGCAGCAGTCGTCAAACTAGCAGCGATCGCATTTGGAACTGGGTCTGGTAAATTGCTAACGCTGATGCTGATCTTAGCTATGGTACTCGGTATCGTCACAGCAATGTCCAGCAGTTCCAGAACTTTATACCAAGCAGCAGTAGATGGTTTGTTCCCCAAATTTTTGGGTACGCTAAATCATCACGGTGTTCCAGTTGCAGCAATGTGGGCAGACCTCATTTTTAACTTGGTTTTGCTAACTTTAGGAAATCCTATTTTTGTGGTCGCTGCTTGCAGTGTGGCGTACTTTATCTGCATCTGTATGGATTTAAATGCTGTCTGGATGCTGCGACAACAACGGCCAAGTCAACCTCGGAGTTTCCGCGCACCGGATTGGCTTGTTTATGGGGGAATACCAGTTCTCACTGTACTCAATCTATCATTCATGTTTTTTGGCGCTAATGTTTTCGATCCGAATGCTTTGTGGTATGGCTTGGGAGCAATATTATTCATTTTTCCCATTTTCTTCTACAGGCACTATCTAGTTGATAAAGGTGTCTGGCCGGAATCAGCCCAAAAGCATTTTGATATTAGTGAATAG
- a CDS encoding ABC transporter substrate-binding protein — translation MRRWVVVQITLILAIALTGCNPAQLVNTAPVSQLVIAILSEPKTFNPALVLASPNILSLTYEGLIAENGRGEIIPALAEFWQISEDKKRIIFTLRGGLKWSDGQPLTADDVIFTYKDVYLNEALPIGVIDIFRIGDRLTLPSVRQLDDRRIEFTTSEPFAPFLRATGLPILPRHTLQSAVQTKDKEGNFQLLRTWDNSTPPEQIIVNGPYRLEKYNTSGERLIFRRNPYYWRKDAQGKQQPYIERIIWQIVTSTDTSLLQFRSGGLDAINVQPDYFSLLKRAEKQGDFTIYNGGSAYSDTFISFNLNQGRRNGRPLVDPIKSRWFNKVEFRQAVAYAIDRQRMINNIFQGLGEMQNSSISVQSPYYLSPEAGLKVYNYNPEQAKQLLLRAQFKYNHKGELLDAEGNRVRFTLITNAGNKIRSAMAVHIKQDLSKIGIQVDLNLIDFSVLGEKLGSSLDWDCYLLGFGGAIEPNDGFNIWSLSGASHTFNLQPQTGQTPITGREVAEWEQKIANLYIQGATELDETKRQEIYAETQRLTQEYLPFIYLVNPLAMAAIRNKIKNVKYSAIGGAFWNIYELIVK, via the coding sequence ATGAGGCGCTGGGTTGTTGTTCAAATTACGCTGATTTTGGCGATCGCACTCACTGGTTGCAACCCAGCCCAACTCGTAAATACTGCCCCTGTTTCCCAGTTAGTTATCGCCATTCTCAGCGAACCCAAGACTTTTAACCCGGCATTAGTCCTGGCATCGCCTAATATTCTCAGCCTCACCTATGAAGGTTTAATTGCCGAAAACGGACGCGGTGAAATCATACCTGCCCTTGCCGAATTTTGGCAAATTTCCGAAGACAAAAAGCGAATTATTTTTACTTTACGGGGGGGATTGAAGTGGTCAGATGGGCAACCGCTCACGGCAGATGATGTTATTTTCACATATAAAGATGTCTACCTCAACGAAGCACTTCCTATTGGTGTAATAGATATTTTCCGCATTGGCGATCGACTAACTTTACCCAGCGTTCGCCAACTAGACGATCGCCGAATTGAATTTACGACAAGCGAGCCTTTTGCGCCCTTCCTTCGTGCCACAGGCTTGCCAATTTTACCGCGTCATACTTTGCAGTCAGCAGTACAAACAAAAGACAAAGAAGGAAATTTCCAACTGTTGAGAACTTGGGACAACAGCACTCCACCAGAACAAATTATTGTTAATGGCCCTTATCGTTTAGAGAAGTATAACACTAGCGGCGAACGGCTGATATTTCGCCGCAATCCCTACTATTGGCGCAAAGATGCCCAAGGCAAACAACAGCCTTATATTGAGCGAATAATTTGGCAAATAGTTACATCTACCGATACATCTTTGCTACAGTTTCGTTCCGGGGGATTAGATGCCATTAATGTGCAACCGGATTATTTTTCTTTGCTCAAACGAGCGGAAAAACAAGGAGATTTTACCATTTATAATGGTGGTTCTGCATACAGCGACACATTTATCAGTTTTAATCTCAATCAAGGACGCCGAAACGGACGCCCCCTAGTTGACCCGATTAAGTCTCGCTGGTTTAATAAAGTGGAGTTTAGACAAGCGGTTGCTTATGCGATCGATCGTCAGCGAATGATTAACAATATTTTTCAGGGACTGGGTGAGATGCAAAATTCATCTATTTCCGTGCAAAGTCCCTATTATCTTTCGCCTGAAGCTGGATTAAAAGTCTACAATTACAATCCCGAACAAGCCAAACAATTACTTTTACGAGCCCAATTCAAATACAATCATAAAGGCGAACTGCTGGATGCTGAAGGCAACCGAGTTCGCTTCACCTTAATTACCAATGCGGGAAATAAAATTCGGTCAGCAATGGCAGTCCACATAAAGCAAGACTTGAGCAAAATCGGCATTCAAGTAGATCTAAACCTAATAGATTTTAGTGTTTTGGGAGAAAAGTTGGGTAGCTCCTTGGATTGGGATTGTTATTTATTGGGTTTTGGTGGTGCGATCGAACCGAATGACGGATTTAATATTTGGTCTTTGTCTGGTGCATCCCACACATTCAATCTACAACCTCAAACAGGACAAACTCCCATCACAGGGAGAGAAGTAGCAGAATGGGAACAAAAAATTGCCAATCTCTACATTCAAGGCGCAACGGAGTTAGATGAAACGAAACGCCAAGAAATTTATGCAGAAACTCAACGCCTTACCCAAGAATACTTACCATTTATTTACTTGGTAAACCCGCTGGCGATGGCGGCAATACGCAATAAAATTAAAAATGTAAAATACTCAGCCATAGGAGGAGCTTTCTGGAATATTTACGAGCTGATAGTCAAATAA